In the genome of Polaribacter atrinae, one region contains:
- the accD gene encoding acetyl-CoA carboxylase, carboxyltransferase subunit beta: MAWFKRTDKGIQTSTEDKKDTPKGLWYKTPSGKIIDTEELKRNLYVSPEDGYHVRIGSKEYFELFFDENKFKELDATLTSKDPLKFEDTKKYPDRLKAAQEKTKLNDAVRTAVGLSLGKEIVIAAMDFAFIGGSMGSVVGEKIARAIDYSIKNKIPFLMISKSGGARMMEASLSLMQLVKTSAKLAQLAEVNIPYISLCTDPTTGGTTASYAMLGDINIAEPNALIAFAGPRVVKDTTGKDLPEGFQKSEFVLEHGFLDAIYERKNLKKQINLYIDLIQNIPVRA, from the coding sequence ATGGCTTGGTTTAAAAGAACGGATAAAGGAATACAGACTTCTACAGAAGATAAAAAAGACACTCCAAAAGGGTTATGGTACAAAACACCTAGTGGAAAAATAATAGATACAGAAGAATTAAAAAGAAACTTATATGTAAGTCCAGAAGATGGATATCACGTAAGAATAGGTAGTAAAGAATATTTCGAATTATTTTTTGATGAAAACAAGTTTAAAGAGTTAGATGCAACTTTAACCTCTAAAGATCCTTTAAAATTCGAAGACACAAAAAAATATCCAGATAGATTAAAGGCTGCACAAGAAAAAACTAAATTAAACGATGCTGTAAGAACAGCTGTTGGGTTGTCTTTAGGAAAAGAGATTGTAATTGCAGCGATGGATTTTGCTTTTATAGGTGGATCTATGGGATCTGTAGTTGGAGAAAAAATAGCACGAGCTATCGATTACTCTATTAAAAATAAGATTCCTTTTTTAATGATCTCTAAATCTGGAGGAGCAAGAATGATGGAAGCTTCTTTATCTTTAATGCAATTGGTAAAAACATCTGCAAAATTAGCACAATTAGCAGAAGTTAACATTCCGTATATTTCTTTATGTACAGATCCTACAACAGGTGGTACCACTGCATCTTATGCCATGCTAGGCGATATTAATATTGCAGAACCAAATGCATTAATAGCATTTGCAGGACCAAGAGTTGTAAAAGACACTACAGGTAAAGACTTACCAGAAGGTTTTCAAAAATCTGAATTTGTTTTAGAACATGGTTTCTTAGATGCAATTTACGAACGTAAAAATTTAAAAAAACAGATTAATTTGTATATTGATTTAATACAAAACATACCTGTTAGAGCATAA
- the fbaA gene encoding class II fructose-bisphosphate aldolase, which produces MSHNIKPGVATGSEVQDIFNFAKEKGFALPAVNVIGSNTINGVLETARDLNAPVIIQFSNGGAQFNAGKGLSNEGEKAAIAGGIAGAKHVHELAVAYGVPVILHTDHCAKKLLPWIDGLLDASEKHFEETGKPLYSSHMIDLSEEPLEENIEICKTYLARMSKMGMTLEIELGITGGEEDGVDNSDVDESKLYTQPEEVAYAYEELSKVSDKFTIAAAFGNVHGVYKPGNVKLTPKILKNSQEFITKKYGVEENHIDFVFHGGSGSTLEEIREAIGYGVIKMNIDTDMQYAFMSGIRDYMGEKADYLKSQIGSPDGPESPNKKYYDPRKWLREGEATFITRLKQAFSDLNNVDTL; this is translated from the coding sequence ATGAGTCATAATATAAAGCCAGGTGTTGCAACTGGATCAGAAGTTCAAGATATTTTTAATTTTGCAAAAGAAAAAGGATTTGCTTTACCAGCAGTAAATGTTATTGGATCTAACACAATTAACGGTGTTTTAGAAACGGCAAGAGATTTAAACGCTCCTGTAATTATTCAGTTTTCTAACGGTGGTGCACAATTTAACGCAGGAAAAGGTTTATCTAACGAAGGTGAAAAAGCTGCCATTGCAGGTGGTATCGCAGGAGCAAAACATGTACATGAATTAGCAGTTGCTTATGGAGTTCCTGTTATTTTACATACAGACCACTGTGCTAAAAAATTATTACCTTGGATAGACGGATTATTAGATGCTTCAGAAAAACATTTTGAAGAAACTGGTAAACCTCTTTATAGCTCTCACATGATTGATTTATCTGAAGAGCCTTTAGAAGAAAACATTGAAATTTGTAAAACATATTTAGCTCGTATGAGTAAAATGGGTATGACTTTAGAAATTGAATTAGGTATTACAGGTGGTGAAGAAGATGGTGTTGACAATAGTGATGTTGATGAGTCTAAATTATACACACAACCAGAAGAAGTTGCTTATGCTTATGAAGAACTTTCTAAAGTAAGTGATAAATTTACAATAGCTGCAGCTTTTGGAAACGTACATGGTGTTTATAAACCAGGAAACGTAAAGTTAACTCCAAAAATCTTAAAAAATTCTCAAGAATTTATTACTAAGAAATATGGTGTTGAAGAAAATCATATCGATTTTGTATTTCATGGAGGATCTGGTTCTACATTAGAAGAAATTAGAGAAGCTATTGGTTACGGTGTTATTAAAATGAACATTGATACTGATATGCAATATGCTTTTATGAGCGGAATTAGAGATTACATGGGAGAAAAAGCAGATTACTTAAAATCTCAAATTGGAAGCCCTGATGGACCTGAATCTCCAAACAAAAAATATTACGACCCAAGAAAATGGTTACGTGAAGGTGAAGCTACTTTCATTACACGTTTAAAACAAGCATTTTCTGACTTAAACAACGTAGATACTTTATAA